One genomic region from Armatimonadota bacterium encodes:
- a CDS encoding penicillin-binding transpeptidase domain-containing protein: MAYWQATRSEAMRSLAVRQQQDLLVLAASRGRIYDRNGRELATNVPTLSAYAIPRNIRNPQAFARRVAAVLGVPPERILARLTPDRYFVWIARHLAPQAAQQLRALGLTDQLGFEREERRAYPLGPLAGQVLGFTGIDNQGLWGVEARYDAVLRGTPGQAVRVRDALGREILEGRRVLVSPKNGADLFLTLDTVVQHIAERELQEALQVHGARAGVAVVMDVRSGELLAVANVPRFDPNRYAQTSPEVWRNRAVAEVYEPGSTFKVVVMGAALESGAVSPKTLFRCPGSLQVPGGHRIREAQGEAHGEVRPADILRLSCNVGAALTAARLGPDRLYKAILRFGFGQPTGVELPGEAAGIVRPPSEWTGPDLYTLGFGQGIAVTPLQLLRAVAAIGNGGLLVRPTLISFLRSPDGRALELLQASPPVRVLSPQTARRLLEMMVRAVVEGTGRAAAVEGYTVAGKTGTAQKPGPRGGYLPGKYVSSFVGLVPASSPRLAILVLLDEPRGAYYGGVVAAPVFRRIASQVLWHLRIPPDGGPTVPESGPELRD; encoded by the coding sequence GTGGCGTACTGGCAGGCCACCCGATCCGAGGCCATGCGGAGCCTGGCCGTTCGCCAGCAGCAGGATCTCCTCGTGCTTGCCGCCTCCCGTGGCCGGATCTACGACCGGAACGGTCGGGAGCTCGCCACGAACGTGCCCACCCTGAGCGCCTACGCGATCCCCCGGAACATCCGGAACCCGCAGGCCTTTGCGCGCCGGGTGGCCGCCGTCCTTGGAGTGCCACCCGAGCGCATCCTGGCACGGCTTACGCCGGATCGTTACTTCGTGTGGATTGCCCGCCATCTGGCCCCGCAGGCCGCACAGCAGCTGCGGGCCCTGGGGCTTACAGACCAGCTGGGCTTCGAGCGGGAGGAAAGACGTGCTTACCCTCTCGGTCCGCTCGCCGGGCAGGTGCTGGGGTTCACGGGCATCGACAACCAGGGCCTGTGGGGGGTGGAAGCCCGCTATGACGCGGTGCTGCGCGGAACCCCGGGTCAGGCGGTGCGGGTCCGGGATGCCCTGGGCCGCGAGATCCTGGAGGGCCGGCGTGTGCTCGTTTCTCCCAAAAACGGCGCGGACCTGTTCCTCACCCTGGACACGGTGGTGCAGCACATCGCGGAGCGGGAGCTGCAGGAAGCCCTCCAGGTCCATGGCGCGCGGGCGGGCGTGGCGGTGGTGATGGACGTCCGAAGCGGGGAACTGCTGGCGGTGGCCAATGTCCCCCGCTTCGATCCGAACCGGTATGCACAGACTTCCCCTGAGGTCTGGCGCAACCGGGCGGTGGCAGAGGTGTATGAGCCCGGGAGCACCTTCAAGGTGGTGGTCATGGGCGCGGCCCTGGAGAGCGGTGCAGTGAGCCCAAAGACCTTGTTCCGTTGTCCCGGATCCCTCCAGGTGCCGGGCGGTCACCGCATCCGGGAGGCGCAGGGGGAAGCCCACGGGGAGGTGCGGCCCGCGGACATCCTGCGCCTCTCGTGCAACGTGGGAGCTGCCCTCACCGCGGCGCGTTTGGGTCCGGACCGTCTGTACAAGGCCATCCTCCGGTTCGGGTTCGGGCAGCCCACGGGCGTGGAGCTTCCCGGGGAGGCCGCGGGCATCGTCCGCCCACCCTCGGAGTGGACGGGGCCGGATCTGTATACCCTAGGCTTCGGACAGGGCATCGCGGTGACCCCGCTGCAGCTCCTGCGGGCCGTGGCTGCTATCGGCAACGGTGGTCTGCTGGTGCGTCCTACCCTGATCTCCTTCCTCCGGAGCCCGGACGGGCGGGCCCTGGAGCTTCTGCAGGCATCCCCGCCCGTCCGCGTGCTCAGCCCGCAGACGGCCCGGCGGCTGCTGGAGATGATGGTGCGGGCGGTGGTGGAGGGCACGGGCAGGGCCGCGGCCGTGGAGGGCTACACGGTGGCTGGCAAGACGGGGACCGCGCAGAAGCCAGGGCCCCGGGGCGGGTATCTTCCCGGGAAGTACGTGTCCTCCTTTGTGGGCCTCGTGCCCGCCTCCTCCCCGCGGCTCGCGATCTTGGTCCTGCTGGACGAGCCCAGAGGAGCGTACTACGGCGGGGTGGTGGCGGCGCCCGTGTTCCGGCGGATCGCCTCCCAGGTCCTTTGGCATCTGCGTATCCCGCCGGACGGAGGCCCTACGGTTCCGGAGAGCGGCCCGGAGCTCCGGGACTGA
- a CDS encoding penicillin-binding transpeptidase domain-containing protein: MTGRIRRLAGFLLALFLLQVLGAAYWQVWVGPRLAQDPRNPRLLLAEDRVERGNILDRNYAPLARTRVEARRAVREYPTGPLFAHLVGYRHPRLGKAGLEASLDGILLGATERTPWEEWRDRVLGGRRRGFDVVLTVDQEIQQVAAQALGGWRGAVVALDPRDGAILAMVSAPSFDPNLLERNWAVLRRDPTSPLLNRATHGLYPPGSTFKVVTMAAALSRRAADPDMRFFCPGFILVRGRPILDLGGRAHGSLTLREALVWSCNVTFVHLGLRVGGSTLREFAAAFGLGEAPPSELPSEAGHLPDPEEVAGDGVAQLSFGQGSLLVTPLQMALLTAVLARGGVRIRPYMVAQVRTAEGEVVERHRARSGERILVEGVARVVRDTMVEVVTRGTGRAAALPGVAVAGKTGTATAPGGAPHAWFIGFAPAHRPRVVVAVVVERAGTGGQVAAPIAREVLRRALERVP, from the coding sequence GTGACAGGACGCATCCGGAGGCTGGCGGGCTTTCTGCTCGCCCTTTTCCTCCTCCAGGTCCTCGGAGCGGCGTACTGGCAAGTATGGGTGGGTCCACGGCTTGCCCAGGATCCTCGGAACCCCCGGCTCCTGCTGGCCGAGGACCGGGTGGAGCGGGGGAACATCCTGGACCGGAACTACGCGCCCCTGGCCCGCACCCGTGTGGAGGCCCGTCGGGCCGTTCGGGAGTACCCAACCGGTCCCCTCTTCGCGCACCTGGTGGGGTACCGGCACCCGCGTCTGGGAAAGGCGGGGCTGGAGGCCAGTCTGGACGGAATCCTCCTGGGGGCCACGGAGCGCACGCCGTGGGAGGAGTGGCGGGATCGAGTCCTAGGCGGAAGGAGGCGGGGATTCGACGTGGTCCTCACGGTGGACCAGGAAATCCAGCAGGTCGCCGCGCAAGCCCTGGGCGGCTGGAGGGGCGCAGTGGTGGCCCTGGATCCCCGGGACGGCGCGATCCTGGCCATGGTGAGCGCGCCGTCCTTTGATCCCAACCTGCTGGAGCGGAACTGGGCCGTCCTCCGTCGGGATCCCACCAGCCCTCTCCTGAACCGGGCCACGCACGGTCTCTACCCGCCCGGCTCCACCTTCAAGGTGGTCACCATGGCCGCGGCCCTGAGCCGGAGGGCCGCGGATCCCGATATGCGCTTTTTCTGTCCGGGGTTCATCCTGGTGCGTGGCCGCCCTATCCTGGATTTGGGCGGGCGGGCCCATGGATCCCTCACCCTGCGGGAGGCCCTGGTGTGGAGCTGTAACGTGACCTTCGTCCACCTGGGCCTGCGGGTGGGAGGGTCTACATTGCGGGAGTTCGCGGCCGCGTTCGGATTGGGAGAAGCACCGCCCTCAGAACTGCCCAGCGAGGCGGGCCATCTCCCGGACCCCGAGGAGGTGGCCGGGGATGGGGTTGCGCAGCTGAGCTTCGGGCAGGGCAGCCTGCTCGTCACTCCCCTGCAAATGGCCCTCCTCACCGCGGTCCTAGCGCGGGGGGGCGTGCGGATCCGGCCCTACATGGTAGCCCAGGTGCGCACGGCAGAGGGAGAGGTGGTAGAGCGGCACCGCGCCAGGTCCGGGGAGCGGATCCTCGTAGAGGGAGTGGCTCGGGTGGTGCGCGATACCATGGTGGAGGTGGTGACACGCGGCACCGGGCGTGCGGCCGCCCTTCCCGGTGTGGCGGTGGCAGGCAAGACCGGAACCGCCACGGCTCCGGGTGGGGCCCCGCATGCGTGGTTCATCGGGTTCGCGCCCGCCCACCGGCCCCGCGTGGTGGTGGCGGTGGTGGTGGAGCGGGCAGGTACGGGAGGGCAGGTGGCGGCCCCCATCGCCCGGGAAGTCCTCCGGCGGGCCCTGGAACGGGTGCCATGA
- a CDS encoding UDP-N-acetylmuramoyl-L-alanyl-D-glutamate--2,6-diaminopimelate ligase: protein MRLRELLHALPACRILGGMEAEIHGICSDSRTTRPGDLFCAIPGRRYDGHAFAAEAVARGAAAVLVERPVDVPVPQIVVPSVRRALGPLASAFYGHPSHHLRVVGVTGTNGKGTVTYLLRAALEAGGVPCGVIGSLGAVVGSEVLPLSLTTPEAPDLHALFHRMVRSGLRFVAVEVASHALAQERVGGVRFAAAAFTNLTQDHLDFHGTFEAYRDAKALLFERVEPDGICVINREDPAGAYMAARSRTPVCWYGFGQEAHVRAEDVSMDLEGATFTVRTPRSRARFRLSLCGIFNVLNALCAIALGEHFGVPLDAMTDALGRFPGLPGRFERVDEGQDFAVIVDYAHTPDSLRAVLETARHMASGRVIVVFGCGGDRDPTKRPVMGRVASERADLVVLTSDNPRTEDPLRILHQIQAGVPDGTRCVVEPDRGAAIRLAIAEARSGDVVLLCGKGHESYQIVGSEWIPFDDREEARKALRMRGYGRS, encoded by the coding sequence ATGCGGTTAAGGGAACTCCTCCATGCCCTCCCCGCCTGTAGGATCCTGGGCGGGATGGAGGCGGAGATCCACGGGATCTGCTCGGACTCCCGCACCACGCGGCCCGGCGACCTCTTCTGCGCTATCCCCGGCCGGCGGTACGACGGTCACGCCTTCGCGGCGGAGGCGGTGGCGCGGGGTGCCGCGGCGGTGCTGGTGGAGCGGCCGGTGGACGTTCCGGTGCCGCAGATCGTGGTCCCCTCCGTGCGGCGCGCCCTGGGACCGCTGGCCTCCGCCTTCTACGGCCACCCCTCCCACCACCTGCGTGTCGTCGGCGTCACCGGCACGAACGGCAAGGGGACGGTCACCTACCTCCTGCGGGCGGCGCTGGAGGCGGGGGGAGTTCCGTGCGGGGTGATCGGCAGCCTCGGTGCGGTGGTGGGATCGGAGGTGCTGCCCCTTTCCCTCACCACCCCGGAGGCCCCGGACCTCCACGCCCTGTTCCACCGGATGGTGCGAAGCGGCCTGCGATTCGTGGCGGTGGAGGTGGCTTCCCACGCCCTCGCGCAGGAGCGCGTGGGCGGGGTACGGTTTGCCGCCGCCGCCTTCACCAACCTCACCCAGGACCACCTGGACTTCCACGGTACCTTCGAGGCATACCGGGATGCGAAGGCCCTGCTCTTCGAACGGGTGGAGCCGGACGGGATCTGCGTGATCAACCGGGAGGATCCCGCGGGCGCCTACATGGCGGCCCGGAGCCGCACACCGGTCTGCTGGTATGGGTTCGGGCAGGAGGCCCACGTACGGGCGGAGGATGTGTCCATGGATCTTGAGGGAGCCACCTTCACCGTGCGCACGCCCCGGAGCCGCGCCCGGTTCCGGCTGTCCCTGTGCGGGATCTTCAACGTCCTCAACGCCCTGTGCGCCATCGCCCTGGGCGAGCACTTCGGAGTTCCCCTGGACGCCATGACGGACGCGTTGGGACGTTTTCCCGGCCTTCCGGGCCGGTTCGAGCGCGTGGACGAAGGGCAGGACTTCGCGGTGATCGTGGACTACGCGCACACGCCGGATAGCCTGCGGGCCGTACTGGAGACCGCACGGCACATGGCATCCGGTCGGGTGATCGTGGTGTTCGGATGCGGCGGGGATCGGGATCCCACGAAGCGCCCCGTGATGGGCCGGGTCGCCTCGGAGCGGGCGGACCTGGTCGTGCTGACCTCCGACAACCCACGGACCGAGGATCCCCTGCGCATCCTCCACCAGATTCAAGCGGGTGTGCCCGACGGCACGCGGTGCGTGGTGGAGCCCGACCGCGGGGCGGCCATTCGGCTGGCCATCGCGGAGGCCCGCTCAGGGGATGTGGTGCTGCTCTGCGGAAAGGGGCACGAGTCTTACCAGATCGTGGGATCCGAGTGGATTCCCTTCGACGATCGGGAGGAGGCTCGGAAGGCCCTGCGGATGCGGGGATATGGCAGGTCCTGA
- the rsmH gene encoding 16S rRNA (cytosine(1402)-N(4))-methyltransferase RsmH — MTSWHIPVLLREVLTWLDPRPGGLYVDATVGTGGHAEAILERILPGGRLVGLDRDPEALAVARKRLERFGAAVRLVQANFADLQRVLRSLGIEGVGGVLLDLGVSGLQLAAPHRGFSFRLPGPLDMRMDPTAPVTAADLVNRLPERELAELLRRYGEEPFAFRIAREIVRRRPLSTTQELREAVLRAVPRSAWPRRVDVATRTFQALRIAVNRELEALEQVLPQAVEVLRPGGRLVVISFHSLEDRIVKRALRNTAHLRVLTPKPVRPSPEEVRRNPHARSARLRAAERI, encoded by the coding sequence ATGACCTCCTGGCACATCCCCGTCCTCCTGCGGGAAGTCCTCACCTGGCTGGATCCCCGGCCAGGCGGCCTCTACGTGGACGCTACTGTAGGCACCGGAGGGCACGCGGAGGCCATCCTGGAGCGCATCCTCCCCGGGGGAAGGCTTGTAGGGTTGGATCGGGATCCGGAGGCCCTCGCGGTGGCCCGAAAGCGCCTGGAGCGGTTCGGGGCCGCCGTGCGGCTCGTGCAGGCAAACTTCGCGGATCTCCAGCGGGTCCTCCGGAGCCTGGGGATCGAGGGGGTAGGGGGGGTGCTCTTGGACCTGGGGGTCTCCGGGCTGCAGCTGGCAGCGCCTCATCGGGGCTTCAGCTTCCGCCTTCCCGGCCCCCTCGACATGCGCATGGATCCCACCGCCCCCGTCACCGCCGCGGACCTCGTGAACCGCCTTCCCGAACGGGAACTGGCGGAACTCCTCCGGCGGTATGGGGAGGAGCCCTTTGCTTTCCGCATCGCCCGGGAGATCGTCCGACGTCGGCCGCTTTCCACCACCCAGGAGTTGCGGGAAGCGGTCCTCCGCGCGGTTCCCCGAAGTGCGTGGCCCCGGAGGGTGGACGTGGCCACCCGGACCTTTCAGGCCCTGCGCATCGCGGTGAACCGCGAGCTGGAGGCCCTGGAACAGGTGCTCCCGCAGGCGGTGGAGGTGCTGCGTCCGGGCGGTCGGCTGGTGGTCATCAGCTTCCACTCCCTGGAGGACCGGATCGTCAAGCGCGCCCTCCGGAATACAGCACACCTGCGGGTGCTCACGCCTAAGCCCGTGCGCCCCTCCCCGGAGGAGGTGCGCCGCAACCCTCATGCCCGCAGTGCCCGGCTGCGGGCCGCGGAGAGGATTTGA
- a CDS encoding PASTA domain-containing protein, which produces MMAVTVGTVLAGRYELLEPVGQGGMATVFRARRLTDGAVVAVKVLHEHHAHDREFVERFQREARAASQLRHPNIVPVLESGSDRGVHFIVMEFVEGTDLKTLLRRRGRLREEEVVRIAVEVCKALAYAHARGIVHRDIKPQNILITPEGAVKVTDFGIARAATSATITEAGTVLGSVHYLAPEQALGNPVGPGADLYALGVVLYELLTGRLPFEGESPIAIALRHVHDLPPPPRSVNPEISPRLEGIVLRSLAKSPLHRYRSAEELSADLEGRSDAWRELPTVVIHARNAPPAPPPGRRGRRRGIPPVGVAALLLLAAVGATLAAWRVVNAYFTVAEVTVPDLRGKPLGEAQEILAGAGLRLEVLRRDYHDRYPVDTVVDQMPPPGMRVREGRVVQVVVSQGPELVQVPDVTNRPLAEARILLAQARLRLGTVQEAYHDRFPSGVVIAQEPAAHAQVPRASVVHLVVSKGPEPVQVPDLAGLTLDEARAQLAPLGLSLGRVRYAPRADAPPGTVVEQDPPPGATVRRGSGIAVLIATAPPPTPEPSPAPLPSPSPPIPSPAPAEPTPPPAPETTPEPGGNTSTTELAVEPGRGGRCDGYGSWYTCLRGIPRRCASWR; this is translated from the coding sequence ATGATGGCGGTGACCGTGGGGACGGTGCTCGCAGGGAGGTACGAGCTGCTGGAGCCCGTGGGGCAGGGCGGGATGGCTACGGTGTTCCGGGCCCGCCGCCTCACCGACGGCGCGGTGGTGGCGGTGAAGGTCCTCCATGAGCACCACGCGCACGATCGGGAGTTCGTGGAGCGGTTCCAGCGGGAAGCCCGGGCCGCCTCGCAGCTCCGCCACCCCAACATCGTCCCCGTGCTGGAGAGCGGCAGCGACCGCGGTGTGCACTTCATCGTGATGGAGTTCGTGGAGGGAACAGATCTCAAAACCCTTCTGCGACGGCGGGGCCGCCTGCGGGAGGAGGAAGTGGTTCGCATCGCCGTGGAAGTGTGCAAGGCCCTCGCCTATGCCCACGCGCGGGGAATCGTGCACCGGGACATAAAGCCTCAGAACATCCTCATAACCCCTGAAGGAGCCGTGAAGGTCACGGATTTCGGGATCGCCCGGGCCGCCACCAGCGCCACCATCACGGAGGCCGGCACCGTGCTCGGCTCCGTGCACTACCTCGCGCCCGAGCAGGCCCTCGGCAACCCGGTGGGGCCCGGTGCGGACCTCTACGCCCTCGGCGTGGTTCTGTACGAGCTCCTCACGGGCCGGCTTCCCTTCGAGGGCGAGTCTCCCATCGCCATTGCCCTGCGGCACGTGCACGATCTCCCCCCACCCCCCCGGAGCGTGAACCCCGAGATCTCGCCCCGCCTGGAGGGCATCGTCCTCCGGTCGCTCGCGAAGTCTCCCCTCCACCGGTACCGGTCCGCGGAGGAGCTGTCCGCGGACCTGGAGGGACGATCCGATGCGTGGCGGGAGCTGCCCACGGTGGTCATTCATGCACGCAACGCGCCGCCCGCTCCTCCTCCGGGACGGAGAGGACGGCGACGGGGGATTCCTCCCGTGGGCGTGGCGGCACTCCTGCTCCTCGCGGCCGTAGGCGCCACCCTCGCGGCGTGGCGGGTGGTGAACGCTTACTTCACCGTGGCGGAGGTCACGGTTCCGGATCTGCGGGGAAAACCCTTGGGGGAAGCCCAGGAGATCCTGGCGGGCGCGGGCCTGAGATTGGAGGTCCTGCGCCGGGATTACCACGACCGCTATCCGGTGGACACGGTGGTGGATCAGATGCCCCCTCCCGGAATGCGGGTGCGGGAAGGGCGGGTGGTCCAGGTGGTGGTGAGCCAGGGGCCGGAGCTGGTGCAGGTGCCAGATGTGACAAACCGACCCCTCGCCGAAGCCCGCATCCTTCTCGCCCAGGCGCGCCTTCGCCTGGGCACGGTGCAGGAAGCCTACCACGACCGCTTCCCGAGCGGAGTGGTCATCGCCCAGGAGCCTGCCGCACACGCGCAGGTCCCGCGGGCAAGCGTGGTGCACCTGGTGGTGAGTAAGGGACCGGAGCCAGTCCAGGTTCCTGATCTGGCGGGGCTCACCCTGGACGAGGCCCGGGCACAGCTCGCGCCGCTGGGGCTCTCCCTGGGTCGGGTGCGCTACGCTCCCCGCGCGGACGCGCCGCCGGGAACCGTGGTGGAGCAGGATCCCCCTCCGGGAGCCACGGTACGCCGGGGGAGCGGGATCGCGGTGCTCATCGCCACCGCGCCGCCACCCACCCCAGAGCCCTCTCCCGCTCCGCTGCCCTCCCCGAGTCCCCCGATTCCTTCCCCCGCGCCTGCGGAACCCACGCCTCCTCCGGCTCCGGAGACCACGCCGGAGCCGGGCGGGAACACTTCCACCACGGAGCTGGCGGTCGAGCCCGGCAGAGGGGGGAGATGCGACGGGTACGGGTCGTGGTACACCTGCCTCCGGGGGATCCCCAGGAGGTGCGCATCGTGGCGGTAG
- a CDS encoding S1 RNA-binding domain-containing protein: MTEESRTERSDEVTMESTVPRVEAHSIVRGTVVRIDHEGVLVDIGAKSEGLIPPRELREEDAAHLQVGAEIDVYVMKVEQEEGNILLSKRRADALLAWDRVENAFREGRILHAMVVDRVKGGLVVDIGLRGFVPGSHVDLSQVKGRRFENLVGESIPLKVIEVDRERNRVILSHRQAVEEERARLREELFRTLREGDEREGVVRRITDFGAFVDLGGVDALLPVSEISWTYIKHPSEVLRRGQRIRVRVIKVDPQAGKISLSLKQVLPDPWTEVPHRYRVGEVVRGKVVRLAPSGAFVRLGDVDGFLPASEVAERRVPKLEEVLQPGQQIEATIIELRPEQRRMVLSVRRLARERERQQLVEYQQTQVHSGRVTIGEVAGDLLRQALQGGKELGEKQGSS, from the coding sequence ATGACGGAGGAGAGTCGGACGGAACGTTCGGACGAGGTCACCATGGAGAGCACGGTCCCGCGGGTGGAGGCGCATTCCATCGTGCGGGGTACGGTGGTCCGCATCGACCACGAGGGAGTGCTCGTGGACATCGGAGCGAAGTCCGAAGGGCTCATCCCGCCCCGGGAGCTCCGGGAGGAGGATGCCGCCCACCTCCAGGTGGGCGCGGAAATTGACGTCTACGTGATGAAGGTGGAACAGGAAGAGGGGAACATCCTTCTCAGCAAGCGGCGGGCGGACGCATTGCTGGCGTGGGATCGCGTGGAGAACGCCTTTCGGGAGGGCCGGATTCTCCACGCCATGGTGGTGGACCGGGTCAAGGGCGGCCTGGTGGTGGACATCGGACTCCGGGGATTCGTGCCGGGATCCCACGTGGATCTCTCCCAGGTGAAGGGGCGGCGGTTCGAGAACTTGGTGGGGGAGAGCATTCCCCTCAAGGTCATCGAGGTGGATCGGGAACGCAACCGCGTCATCCTCTCCCACAGACAGGCGGTGGAGGAGGAGCGGGCGCGGTTGCGAGAGGAGCTGTTCCGCACCCTCCGGGAAGGGGACGAGCGGGAGGGCGTGGTGCGGCGAATCACGGACTTCGGGGCCTTCGTGGATCTGGGAGGGGTGGATGCCCTGCTGCCCGTCAGCGAGATCTCCTGGACATACATCAAGCACCCTTCCGAGGTGCTCCGCCGGGGACAGCGCATCCGGGTTCGGGTGATCAAGGTGGACCCGCAGGCCGGGAAGATCAGCCTGAGCCTGAAGCAGGTGCTACCGGATCCGTGGACGGAGGTTCCGCACCGCTACCGGGTGGGTGAGGTGGTCCGCGGAAAGGTGGTGCGGCTTGCGCCTTCCGGTGCCTTCGTGCGGTTGGGGGATGTGGACGGATTCTTACCCGCGAGCGAGGTGGCGGAACGGCGGGTGCCGAAGCTGGAGGAGGTGCTGCAGCCGGGTCAGCAGATCGAGGCCACCATCATCGAGTTGCGGCCAGAGCAGCGCCGGATGGTGCTGAGCGTCCGGCGCCTGGCGCGGGAACGGGAGCGCCAGCAGCTGGTGGAGTACCAGCAGACGCAGGTCCATTCCGGCCGGGTCACCATCGGGGAGGTGGCCGGGGATCTGCTGCGCCAGGCGCTGCAGGGAGGAAAGGAACTCGGCGAGAAGCAGGGTTCGTCCTGA
- a CDS encoding histone deacetylase — protein MQFALVVHPDCRRHRNPPGHPERPERLTAIEQALQHADLWERLPREQPEPLDPEALLAVHSRNLVERIQTLDRAGGGQLGPDTYVSEGSWTAVLAAASTAVHAAEAVASGRLHRAFALLRPPGHHATPTRAMGFCLVNHLALAARLLMDRHPVNRVMIVDWDVHHGNGTQEIFYRDGRVLFLSLHQEFWYPGTGQVEEVGAGEGEGFTVNVPLPPGTGEGGYRTVFEEIVLPLGDAFRPQMVLISAGFDAHQADPLGRMVLVSASFGRLCGMLVEGAQRWCEGRVVGVLEGGYDPQGLGWSVAHTLSVLAGEALESAPAESLPRECPYATIQARIREVRGVLRHYWAI, from the coding sequence ATGCAGTTTGCCCTGGTGGTGCACCCGGACTGTCGGCGGCACAGGAACCCGCCGGGACACCCGGAGCGACCCGAGCGGTTGACCGCCATCGAGCAGGCGCTCCAGCACGCGGACCTGTGGGAGAGGCTCCCGCGGGAGCAACCGGAGCCCCTGGATCCTGAAGCTCTGCTCGCGGTGCACAGCCGGAACCTGGTGGAACGGATCCAGACCCTGGATCGGGCAGGTGGAGGGCAGTTGGGCCCGGATACCTATGTCTCCGAGGGATCCTGGACCGCGGTGCTGGCGGCCGCCAGCACCGCGGTCCACGCCGCGGAGGCGGTCGCCTCGGGCCGCCTGCATCGGGCCTTCGCCCTCCTCCGACCGCCGGGCCACCACGCCACTCCCACCCGCGCCATGGGCTTTTGCCTCGTCAACCACCTGGCCCTGGCCGCGCGGCTCCTCATGGACCGGCATCCCGTGAACCGGGTGATGATCGTGGACTGGGACGTGCACCACGGCAACGGGACCCAGGAGATCTTCTACCGGGACGGGCGGGTCCTGTTCCTCTCCCTTCACCAGGAGTTCTGGTATCCCGGCACAGGCCAGGTGGAGGAAGTGGGAGCGGGCGAGGGCGAGGGGTTCACGGTAAACGTGCCTCTCCCTCCAGGCACGGGCGAAGGAGGATACCGGACGGTGTTCGAGGAGATCGTGCTCCCCCTGGGGGATGCCTTCCGGCCGCAGATGGTGCTCATCTCCGCGGGATTCGACGCCCACCAGGCAGATCCCTTGGGGCGGATGGTGCTTGTGAGCGCGAGTTTCGGGCGCCTGTGCGGGATGCTGGTGGAGGGCGCGCAGCGGTGGTGCGAGGGCCGCGTGGTGGGAGTTCTGGAGGGAGGCTACGATCCCCAGGGCCTGGGATGGTCCGTGGCCCACACCCTCTCCGTGCTGGCTGGCGAAGCCCTGGAGTCAGCTCCCGCGGAGTCCCTTCCCCGGGAGTGCCCGTACGCCACCATCCAGGCCCGCATCCGGGAGGTGCGGGGAGTCCTGCGGCACTACTGGGCCATCTAG
- the mraZ gene encoding division/cell wall cluster transcriptional repressor MraZ: MFKGEFHYVLDEKGRLVIPPRFRRVLGDRFVVTRGFDGCVVVYPEEQWRVVEEKLQAQPIANRQFVRYLLGSAVEVELDRQGRFVLPAPLREHAGIQREVVVVGLIHKLEIWSKERWQQYLAQTEQDEAKLLEAMRDLVL, translated from the coding sequence ATGTTCAAGGGCGAGTTCCACTATGTGCTGGACGAGAAGGGACGCCTCGTCATCCCGCCTAGGTTCCGGAGGGTCCTGGGAGACCGGTTCGTGGTCACCCGGGGCTTCGATGGATGTGTGGTGGTCTACCCGGAGGAGCAGTGGCGCGTGGTGGAAGAGAAGCTTCAGGCGCAGCCCATCGCGAACCGGCAGTTCGTGCGGTACCTGCTGGGCAGTGCCGTGGAGGTGGAGCTGGATCGGCAGGGCCGGTTCGTCCTCCCCGCACCCCTGCGGGAGCATGCGGGAATCCAGCGGGAGGTGGTGGTGGTCGGGCTCATCCACAAGCTGGAGATCTGGAGCAAGGAGCGGTGGCAGCAGTACCTCGCCCAGACGGAACAGGACGAGGCGAAGCTGTTGGAGGCCATGCGCGATCTCGTTCTATGA